In a genomic window of Lepisosteus oculatus isolate fLepOcu1 chromosome 3, fLepOcu1.hap2, whole genome shotgun sequence:
- the LOC107076557 gene encoding immunoglobulin kappa light chain-like — translation MTAPRHLLVLLALACSVHSCSADDQPDLQLWQPHPSVIGTSGRNPKVACRLEGSGKKVGALIRSWYRRAGGGALEFLLSRQSPTRQSYGAGVGQRFLIEEDEGGNSFSLIIGNFAAADQGVYYCAVWFNHRYIFGPGTQVIYRDSPPALSRPSLSVYRPSARELREQGRATVLCRARGFSPPELRLRWRLDGEPVDAQAGAGGALSAWAVLTVRAESWRRGVRVSCRAEHLSADPADPPEKSVATERAVPPGCSRTADQQGDLGTEGNWTRGSGSADRSVYTAAAAAMRIAFACYAAACALSAAYGMAVCSVLLARSRARPPEKSSARGRGGAPGNLRERS, via the exons ATGACTGCGCCCCGTCACCTGCTCGTGCTCCTGGCTCTGGCCTGCTCTG TACACTCGTGCAGCGCGGACGACCAGCCCGACCTGCAACTATGGCAACCGCACCCGTCGGTCATCGGCACGAGCGGCAGGAACCCGAAGGTGGCGTGCCGGCTCGAGGGCAGCGGGAAGAAGGTGGGCGCGCTGATTCGCTCCTGGTACCGGCGCGCGGGCGGGGGCGCGCTCGAGTTCCTGCTGAGCCGGCAGAGCCCCACGCGGCAGAGCTACGGCGCGGGCGTCGGCCAGCGGTTCCTGATCGAGGAGGACGAGGGCGGGAACAGCTTCTCGCTCATCATCGGCAACTTCGCCGCGGCCGACCAGGGCGTCTACTACTGCGCCGTGTGGTTCAACCACAGGTACATCTTCGGCCCGGGCACCCAGGTCATCTACAGAG ACTCCCCGCCGGCCCTGAGCCGCCCCTCGCTGTCCGTGTACCGGCCGTCCGCCCGGGAGCTGAGGGAGCAGGGCCGGGCCACGGTGCTGTGCCGGGCGCGGGGCTTCAGCCCGCCGGAGCTGCGGCTGCGCTGGCGGCTGGACGGGGAGCCCGTGGACGCGCAGGCGGGCGCGGGCGGCGCGCTCTCGGCCTGGGCAGTGCTGACGGTGCGCGCGGAGTCCTGGCGGCGCGGGGTGCGCGTCTCCTGCCGCGCGGAGCACCTGAGCGCCGACCCCGCCGACCCCCCCGAGAAGAGCGTGGCGACCGAGCGCGCGGTTCCGCCAG GGTGCAGCAGGACAGCTGACCAGCAGGGTGACCTGGGGACTGAGGGAAACTGGACCAGAGGCTCGGGCAGTGCTGACCGCTCTGTCTACACAG CAGCGGCGGCCGCCATGCGGATCGCGTTCGCCTGCTACGCCGCGGCCTGCGCCCTCAGCGCCGCCTACGGGATGGCTGTCTGTTCCGTCCTCCTGGCCAGGAGCAGAGCCAGGCCGCCGGAGAAGAGCAGCGCCCGAGGCCGAGGGGGGGCCCCCGGGAACCTCCGGGAGCGCAGCTGA